Proteins found in one Erythrobacter sp. KY5 genomic segment:
- a CDS encoding SIR2 family protein: MLEVRELSVSFHNPDQYMASLRTIIAQGRKRVGLLVGAGAPAGMARPDGTRPLIPAVAGLTDLVLKAIEQTYGTQIKGLRGDLEKHDIETLLSRIRSLGSVIGTTKVHDLDAGGYRAMADAICVEIGKIVQARLPAGTTAYGELVSWITGAPRTHAVEIFTTNYDLLFEEAFERVRAPYFDGFAGAREAFFDPASVSGDQLSARWTRLWKIHGSLGWKANADGEVVRTGQTDATHLIFPEHMKYDQTQKAPYAALLDRLRSFLATEDTLLISIGFSYADAHITARIDEALAANPAASVFAFQFQKLDQEPCAVALASRRPNVSVYARDKAIINGVAAPWQTPGELPTKDWGPIRNSYWAAPDNGANPEFKLGAIEDFARFFANSQTPQAFEAAQAPATPPAPAAAE, encoded by the coding sequence ATGCTTGAGGTGAGGGAATTGAGCGTCAGTTTTCACAATCCGGACCAGTATATGGCATCGCTGCGTACGATTATCGCGCAGGGCCGGAAGCGTGTCGGTCTACTGGTGGGAGCTGGCGCGCCGGCGGGAATGGCGCGGCCCGATGGGACTCGACCGTTGATCCCGGCCGTCGCGGGCCTGACCGATTTGGTGTTGAAAGCGATCGAACAAACCTACGGAACCCAGATCAAGGGACTCCGGGGCGATCTCGAAAAGCACGATATCGAAACTTTGCTTTCACGCATTCGTTCGCTCGGCAGCGTTATCGGAACCACGAAGGTTCATGACCTCGATGCCGGTGGATATCGCGCAATGGCTGATGCCATCTGCGTCGAAATAGGGAAAATAGTCCAGGCGCGCCTTCCGGCCGGGACGACGGCGTACGGAGAACTTGTCAGCTGGATCACGGGCGCGCCCAGAACGCATGCGGTCGAAATCTTCACGACCAACTATGACCTTCTTTTCGAGGAAGCTTTCGAGCGGGTCCGGGCGCCCTATTTCGATGGCTTCGCCGGAGCACGCGAAGCGTTTTTCGATCCGGCGTCGGTTTCTGGAGACCAGTTGTCCGCGCGCTGGACGCGCCTATGGAAGATCCACGGTTCGCTGGGCTGGAAAGCAAACGCAGATGGCGAAGTCGTACGTACGGGGCAGACGGATGCGACACACCTGATCTTTCCCGAGCACATGAAATACGATCAGACGCAAAAGGCGCCCTATGCTGCGTTGCTAGATCGCTTGCGCAGCTTCCTTGCGACTGAGGACACCCTGCTGATCTCTATCGGCTTCTCTTATGCAGATGCGCATATCACCGCCCGTATTGACGAGGCGCTCGCCGCCAATCCGGCAGCGAGCGTGTTCGCGTTCCAATTCCAAAAACTCGATCAAGAACCCTGTGCTGTCGCGCTTGCGTCCCGGCGCCCAAATGTTAGCGTCTACGCGCGCGACAAGGCGATCATCAACGGCGTTGCGGCCCCTTGGCAGACTCCAGGCGAGCTGCCCACCAAGGATTGGGGGCCGATCCGGAATAGCTATTGGGCAGCACCCGACAATGGAGCCAATCCGGAATTTAAGCTTGGGGCAATTGAAGATTTTGCACGGTTCTTTGCCAATTCCCAGACGCCGCAGGCCTTCGAGGCTGCCCAGGCTCCGGCAACGCCGCCTGCGCCTGCGGCCGCCGAATGA
- a CDS encoding tyrosine-type recombinase/integrase codes for MAVIPSPTTPTDSAHTEVVADLSLALRHPGVPVDREMLEAYVNAAAPNSIRALRQDIEAFDLWCRRVGLATFPATPKQVADWLKHRAGEGAAPASLVRYKASLAKAHRLLKLDDPTKHELCRLAIAAHRRAVGSRQKQARPLRFRGAVKDPVQDTPRGIHVRAILDACDDTPTGLRNRALLSTAYDTGLRASELIAVDVADLLEALDPDARLLAIDRHKGDQEGAGATAYLSPRSVKAINAWLKAAEIKDGPIFRRVIVRRYAARPARKAMKPSQLSGRALWDPRKFVGQDAVAARVEHHVGEKALHPGSITPMFRKMIAAAIDAGAFGDLDKEQAQELVNGFSAHSTRVGLNQDLFAVGETLAGIMDALRWKSPKMPLAYNRNLAAEAGAAGRLLSKLD; via the coding sequence ATGGCCGTTATCCCCTCGCCTACCACACCGACCGATTCCGCTCACACGGAAGTTGTGGCCGATCTCTCGCTTGCACTGCGCCATCCCGGCGTGCCTGTCGATCGCGAGATGCTCGAAGCCTATGTAAATGCGGCTGCGCCGAATTCGATTCGAGCGCTCCGGCAGGATATAGAGGCATTCGATCTGTGGTGTCGGCGCGTGGGGCTTGCGACCTTCCCTGCAACGCCGAAGCAGGTGGCGGATTGGCTGAAGCACCGTGCTGGCGAAGGCGCCGCACCCGCCTCGCTGGTGCGGTACAAAGCGTCGCTCGCCAAAGCACACCGTCTGCTTAAGCTCGACGATCCGACCAAGCACGAGCTGTGCCGTCTCGCCATCGCCGCACATCGCCGTGCGGTCGGTTCGAGGCAAAAGCAGGCGCGACCGCTGCGATTCCGCGGCGCGGTCAAGGATCCGGTCCAGGACACGCCGCGCGGCATCCATGTCCGCGCTATCCTTGATGCGTGCGATGACACACCGACAGGACTGCGGAATCGGGCGTTGCTCTCGACCGCCTATGATACTGGGCTGCGCGCAAGCGAATTGATCGCGGTCGACGTAGCAGACCTGCTCGAGGCGCTCGATCCCGACGCGCGGCTCCTCGCAATCGATCGCCACAAGGGCGACCAGGAGGGAGCAGGCGCGACTGCCTATCTTTCCCCGCGCAGCGTGAAGGCGATCAATGCCTGGCTCAAGGCAGCGGAGATCAAGGACGGGCCGATTTTCAGGCGCGTGATCGTGCGGCGTTACGCCGCGCGCCCCGCGCGCAAAGCGATGAAACCCTCACAACTCTCGGGTCGCGCGCTATGGGATCCGCGAAAGTTCGTCGGACAAGACGCGGTCGCGGCGCGGGTTGAGCATCATGTCGGCGAGAAAGCGCTGCATCCGGGTTCAATCACTCCGATGTTCCGGAAGATGATCGCAGCGGCAATTGACGCGGGCGCGTTCGGTGACCTCGATAAAGAGCAGGCGCAAGAGCTCGTGAACGGGTTCAGCGCGCATTCGACGCGGGTTGGGTTGAATCAAGATCTGTTCGCAGTGGGGGAGACACTTGCAGGGATCATGGATGCTCTGCGATGGAAATCGCCGAAAATGCCGCTCGCGTATAATCGCAATCTGGCGGCCGAAGCGGGCGCTGCTGGACGGCTCCTATCGAAGCTGGATTAA
- a CDS encoding helix-turn-helix domain-containing protein yields MKPMTIGRLSSAAKVKVTTIRYYESIGLMGTPDRSASGQRLYGSVDVERLSFVRHARELGFSMDAIKDLIGLQTEPDQDCSAVDTIAQKQLAEVQKRLAQLEALERELKRMIENCRGGKVGGCQVMAAINDHSECETDKHERLKPL; encoded by the coding sequence ATGAAACCAATGACAATTGGCCGTCTTTCAAGTGCGGCAAAGGTCAAGGTGACCACCATTCGATATTACGAAAGTATCGGCTTGATGGGCACGCCAGACCGTAGCGCAAGTGGGCAAAGGCTCTATGGCAGCGTCGATGTGGAACGCCTCTCATTTGTGAGGCATGCCCGCGAACTCGGCTTTTCGATGGACGCAATCAAAGACTTGATTGGATTGCAGACTGAACCAGACCAAGACTGCTCGGCAGTTGACACAATCGCTCAGAAGCAACTTGCCGAAGTTCAAAAGCGGCTGGCACAGCTAGAGGCTCTGGAACGCGAGCTGAAACGCATGATCGAGAATTGCAGGGGCGGTAAAGTCGGCGGATGCCAGGTTATGGCGGCGATCAATGACCACTCTGAATGCGAGACTGATAAGCACGAGCGCCTTAAACCGCTGTGA
- a CDS encoding isoprenylcysteine carboxylmethyltransferase family protein, giving the protein MPRTQISERSKKQKKLYFPPLMQFAFYGLAGYILATNLPALAYGSVPLFWLSVPVIAVGALVLFLAVRSFGKANTTVNPITPEQAEQLVTTGLYRFTRNPMYLGMLLVLVGGALALQNLAAFSGPILYALSITLIQIIPEERVLEQNFGSAFTAYRNQTRRWL; this is encoded by the coding sequence ATGCCTCGAACCCAGATTTCAGAGCGATCCAAGAAACAGAAAAAGCTGTATTTCCCGCCCCTGATGCAGTTCGCGTTCTATGGCCTTGCTGGCTATATTCTGGCGACAAACCTGCCCGCGCTTGCTTACGGATCAGTGCCTCTCTTTTGGCTATCGGTTCCCGTCATTGCAGTTGGAGCGCTGGTGCTTTTCTTGGCGGTTCGATCGTTTGGGAAAGCGAACACAACGGTAAATCCGATTACGCCTGAGCAAGCCGAGCAACTCGTTACAACAGGCCTCTATCGCTTTACCCGAAACCCGATGTATCTGGGTATGCTGCTCGTGCTTGTGGGTGGAGCCTTGGCCCTCCAAAACCTCGCAGCATTCAGCGGGCCAATTCTCTACGCCCTCTCTATCACGCTCATCCAGATAATCCCTGAAGAGCGAGTTCTGGAGCAGAATTTCGGAAGCGCATTTACAGCCTACCGCAACCAGACGCGGCGCTGGTTGTAG
- a CDS encoding isoprenylcysteine carboxylmethyltransferase family protein, with protein MIDLPSWVAWGLFGLAASSICAIIGLSIFAVLSGKFQFFPPPSGDSWQHRTFMALFRLFLYPLLALSLLDFESVAPADALLQYTVGLALLVVGFALAFWITFQMGWRNAFGEKHGLKTTGWFSISRNPVYVATWVGMIGWGLLANTLLVWILLTLWAAMYLLAPIFEEPWLEQQYGQDYLDYKRQTRRFL; from the coding sequence ATGATTGACCTGCCTTCATGGGTCGCTTGGGGTTTGTTCGGATTAGCGGCCAGCTCGATTTGCGCGATAATCGGGCTCTCCATTTTTGCGGTCTTGAGCGGAAAGTTTCAGTTCTTCCCTCCCCCTTCAGGGGACAGTTGGCAGCACCGCACCTTCATGGCGCTGTTTCGCCTGTTCCTTTACCCATTGCTGGCCCTTTCCCTTCTCGACTTTGAGTCTGTGGCTCCCGCTGATGCCTTGCTCCAATATACTGTGGGCCTCGCACTGTTGGTTGTAGGCTTTGCTCTGGCATTCTGGATTACGTTCCAGATGGGCTGGCGCAATGCATTTGGCGAAAAGCACGGTCTGAAAACCACTGGTTGGTTCAGCATAAGCAGGAACCCTGTCTACGTTGCGACATGGGTTGGCATGATTGGTTGGGGCCTGCTCGCCAACACCTTGCTTGTCTGGATATTATTGACGCTCTGGGCGGCCATGTATTTGCTCGCTCCTATCTTCGAAGAGCCATGGCTGGAGCAGCAATACGGTCAGGACTATTTGGACTATAAACGCCAGACAAGGCGGTTCCTGTGA
- a CDS encoding DUF4345 family protein — protein MISNLRRILGSVYPSFAGCIFLALGIATLIQPEIMSYYAIGLDQPSARVAMRAMIGGGEIGIGVVLILGGRINLSLRQLSLIAAAIFICVGLSRVAAVFMEGADLLAVQPLREALIEILLGGIGLWAARGLEHDQL, from the coding sequence GTGATCAGCAATCTTCGTCGGATCTTGGGCAGCGTTTACCCTTCTTTTGCAGGATGCATTTTTCTCGCGCTCGGAATAGCAACTCTCATTCAGCCGGAAATCATGAGCTACTATGCGATTGGGCTCGACCAGCCATCTGCCCGGGTGGCTATGCGCGCCATGATCGGAGGCGGCGAGATAGGTATCGGCGTTGTGCTGATCCTTGGGGGGCGCATCAACCTCTCTTTGCGTCAGCTTAGTCTGATTGCTGCCGCAATTTTTATCTGCGTGGGATTAAGCAGAGTTGCGGCTGTTTTCATGGAGGGCGCTGATCTGCTTGCCGTCCAACCGCTGCGTGAAGCTCTTATCGAGATATTGCTTGGCGGCATAGGGCTATGGGCGGCGCGTGGATTGGAGCACGATCAACTATGA
- a CDS encoding TolC family protein, with the protein MRCIALAAALIAVCTGLPISAQETITLDEALARAGVDGQEGTSSNSNPRVYGPQAEAEAARAAIDQARLRPNPSLSFEVEDIAGSGAFSGLRSSEYTLAIGQELELGGKRRARIASAQASADFTGLQSDLALSQLALGVRERYVEAVAAGQRLVLALEIVERNRELARIANVLVEVGREPPLRAMRARAALAEAEAELQAAQAADLAARQALAALWVSGRPNPVVSNVFPDLAPPLAPLGSEDPLQLRIADARTSFAEAEIARERSLGVPDPTLSAGVRRFQESNDQAFIVGISIPLPFRNRNQGNIAAAEAQYRAASASEAIAEADYRVEFERTRTLYLAAETRVETLSSASLPQAEEALRLVEIGYRNGRFPLIEVLAAAEARDAIRENLIQAEESRGLLAARLIWLTAQ; encoded by the coding sequence ATGCGGTGCATTGCACTGGCCGCGGCCTTGATTGCCGTGTGTACGGGTTTGCCGATATCGGCACAGGAAACAATCACTCTCGATGAAGCGCTCGCCAGAGCGGGCGTTGACGGTCAAGAGGGTACAAGTTCGAACAGCAATCCGCGCGTCTACGGCCCGCAAGCGGAAGCAGAAGCCGCGCGTGCGGCTATCGACCAGGCGCGGCTTCGGCCTAACCCTTCGCTGTCGTTCGAGGTGGAAGACATTGCAGGTTCCGGTGCATTTTCCGGCCTGCGCTCTTCCGAATATACTCTGGCGATCGGCCAGGAGCTTGAACTCGGCGGCAAACGAAGGGCGCGCATCGCGAGCGCACAGGCATCGGCCGACTTCACCGGCTTGCAGAGCGACCTCGCCCTGTCGCAACTCGCGCTGGGCGTTCGTGAGCGATATGTCGAAGCTGTCGCCGCAGGCCAGCGCCTCGTCCTGGCGCTCGAAATCGTCGAACGGAACCGTGAGCTGGCCCGGATCGCCAATGTGCTTGTCGAGGTCGGGCGGGAGCCGCCGCTGCGTGCCATGCGCGCCCGTGCAGCGCTTGCAGAAGCGGAAGCTGAGCTGCAGGCTGCACAAGCTGCCGATCTAGCGGCACGTCAGGCGCTCGCGGCTCTTTGGGTGTCCGGCCGGCCCAACCCGGTTGTATCAAACGTCTTTCCTGATTTAGCGCCGCCGCTCGCTCCGCTGGGTTCCGAAGATCCCTTGCAGCTGCGCATTGCGGATGCGCGAACCAGCTTTGCTGAGGCCGAAATTGCGCGTGAACGCTCGCTCGGCGTTCCCGACCCCACGCTGTCGGCAGGCGTGCGCCGATTTCAGGAAAGCAACGATCAAGCCTTCATTGTCGGGATTTCCATTCCGCTGCCCTTCCGCAACCGTAACCAAGGCAACATCGCGGCCGCTGAAGCGCAATACCGCGCGGCAAGCGCGAGCGAGGCGATAGCCGAGGCGGACTACCGCGTGGAGTTCGAGCGGACGCGAACGCTGTATCTGGCCGCCGAAACGCGGGTGGAGACCCTTTCCAGCGCATCCCTGCCGCAGGCCGAGGAAGCACTCCGACTTGTCGAGATCGGATACCGCAATGGCCGGTTTCCGCTGATCGAAGTCCTAGCAGCTGCCGAAGCGCGCGACGCCATTCGTGAAAATCTGATTCAGGCAGAAGAGTCCCGCGGCCTGCTCGCGGCGCGGCTCATCTGGCTCACCGCACAGTGA
- a CDS encoding efflux RND transporter periplasmic adaptor subunit, which translates to MKRNYLIAIVGILVLAAVSAWAFWPSGSADHSEEGQSEEEGGAKTDGSEGALQISEEQIAASSIEIEAVQFGAVTEIVFSATVAAAPNASARIDARASGVVQSVNKMLGDYVRQGEVIALIESADAAGLAAQVATARARVNELSALYDREKRLFEANVTARQDLEAARANLQVARSELSRAQAASAAAGVSGDGRSLAVTSPISGQITSAPIVLGSYVSAGDEMFQIVNASGLQVQVALPASDAARIRPGDEATLELGQDREIGGRVRSITPALDPESRSATAVISLAGAVPGLQPGAFLQARIRPSGETDATSISVPESAVQMVEGREVVFVRTRTGFRATPVVTGSRSGGRIVIESGLQNGQRIATENAFLLKAELGKEEAEHGH; encoded by the coding sequence ATGAAACGTAACTATCTTATCGCAATAGTCGGCATCCTTGTTCTGGCGGCCGTATCTGCTTGGGCCTTCTGGCCGTCAGGGTCTGCCGACCACTCCGAAGAAGGACAGAGCGAAGAGGAAGGCGGAGCAAAAACCGACGGTTCCGAAGGCGCTTTGCAAATTAGCGAAGAGCAAATCGCGGCTTCCTCCATCGAAATCGAAGCTGTTCAGTTTGGTGCTGTTACAGAGATCGTATTCTCCGCAACTGTCGCAGCCGCGCCCAACGCGAGCGCGCGAATCGATGCACGTGCCTCGGGGGTCGTGCAGAGCGTGAACAAGATGCTTGGCGATTATGTCAGGCAGGGGGAGGTGATCGCGCTGATCGAGAGCGCTGATGCTGCCGGACTGGCTGCGCAGGTCGCTACCGCGCGTGCGCGGGTCAATGAACTGTCTGCGCTCTACGACCGCGAAAAGCGGCTGTTCGAGGCCAATGTGACGGCCCGGCAGGATCTCGAAGCGGCGCGGGCCAATCTGCAAGTGGCAAGATCGGAGCTGTCACGCGCACAAGCCGCATCCGCAGCTGCTGGTGTCAGCGGGGATGGACGTTCGCTGGCCGTGACGAGTCCGATTTCAGGGCAGATCACCAGCGCGCCGATCGTGCTCGGCTCCTACGTATCCGCTGGTGACGAAATGTTCCAGATCGTGAACGCGAGCGGCTTGCAGGTGCAGGTCGCCTTGCCTGCCAGCGATGCTGCGAGAATTCGGCCGGGCGATGAAGCTACGTTGGAGCTCGGGCAGGACAGGGAGATCGGCGGACGTGTGCGCTCGATAACCCCCGCGCTCGATCCGGAAAGCCGAAGCGCCACCGCAGTTATTTCGCTCGCTGGAGCGGTCCCCGGATTGCAGCCAGGCGCATTCTTGCAGGCGCGCATCCGACCCTCAGGTGAAACCGATGCGACCTCGATCTCGGTGCCTGAATCCGCAGTTCAGATGGTCGAAGGCCGTGAAGTCGTGTTCGTTCGCACGCGTACCGGCTTTCGGGCGACGCCTGTCGTGACGGGATCGCGCTCTGGAGGGCGCATCGTGATCGAGTCCGGATTGCAGAATGGCCAGCGGATCGCGACCGAAAACGCTTTCCTGCTCAAAGCCGAACTCGGAAAAGAGGAAGCCGAACATGGACATTGA
- a CDS encoding efflux RND transporter permease subunit — MIGGVLDWSVRNRWAVVLLALGVAIWGAFNLAKLPIDAVPDITNVQVQINTEAPALSPPQIETQVTFPVETGLAGIEGLEMTRSISRNGFSQVTAIFEEGTDIYFARSQVEERLATLASSLPAGAEPSMGPIATGLGEVLMYTIEFEHPGGTDAPNGGAIGWQNDGSFVTDRGERLDTEVARAAYLRTVQDWVVAPLMRSADGVAGVDSIGGFEKQYLVQPDPDRLGGYGVSLDQLITALEAANQAEGANFVERAGEALLARVDSRLNSVEDIEQAVVTTREGVPIRVGDVATVEVGGDLRTGAASLNGDEAVVGTVLMRAGENSRTVAAGAADRLEEVRASLPAGVVAEIVYNRSTLVDATIATVRNNLVEGALLVIVVLFLLLGNIRAAIIAALVIPLSMLMAAIGMNRLGVSGNLMSLGALDFGLIVDGAVIIVENSIARLAHRQELEGRLLTLRERLAETRAAAHEMIKPTVYGQAIIFLVFAPLLTFTGVEGKTFTPMAITVMLALASAFILSLTFVPAMIALLLNKKINEKEVKTIRVAKDRYGPLLRKALARPWPVIGTGVGVFALAALVFSFIGSEFTPQLDERDLAVQSLRIPSTPLEQSLAMQRQVEARLTQFPQVELVFSRTGTAEVATDPMPPNISDAYLILKPREEWPDPSLSKDELVSEMEEALGGLIGNLYEFSQPIELRFNELIAGVRGDVAVKLYGDDLTAMTSAANEVAAVLRGVEGAADVKVQQVSGFPTLDIAFDRPTIARYGLSVEDVAQSVAIALGGRNAGLVFEGDRRFDVVVRLSDANRNDFDQLGTLPIVLPNGGSIPLRAVAQFEVIDGLAEVRREQGRRLVIVSANVRERDLGSFVEQAQSEVAANVDLPSASFIEWGGQYQNLQQAQQRLLIVVPLAFAVILLLLYMAVGGWVSALAVFSAIPMALAGGVFFLALRGMPFSISAAVGFIALSGVATLNGLVMITAIKQRLEKGLELGEAIVEGAIARLRPVLMTALVASLGFVPMALATGTGAEVQRPLATVVIGGLITATALTLFVLPAIVSLIFAEKSEQAKGHGEMP; from the coding sequence CTGATTGGCGGCGTCCTTGACTGGTCGGTGCGCAACCGCTGGGCGGTCGTGCTTCTGGCACTCGGCGTGGCGATCTGGGGTGCGTTCAATCTTGCGAAACTGCCGATTGATGCGGTGCCGGATATCACCAATGTTCAAGTACAGATCAACACCGAAGCACCGGCGCTCTCGCCCCCACAGATCGAAACGCAGGTAACCTTCCCTGTCGAGACGGGCCTCGCCGGGATCGAGGGACTGGAAATGACCCGCTCGATCTCGCGCAATGGCTTTAGCCAGGTCACTGCGATCTTCGAGGAAGGCACGGATATCTATTTTGCGCGCTCGCAGGTGGAGGAACGGCTTGCCACGCTCGCCTCTTCGCTTCCTGCAGGTGCGGAGCCGTCGATGGGTCCGATTGCGACCGGTCTCGGCGAGGTGTTGATGTATACCATCGAATTCGAGCATCCGGGTGGAACGGATGCTCCGAACGGCGGCGCCATTGGCTGGCAGAATGACGGCAGCTTTGTCACCGACCGGGGCGAGCGATTGGACACGGAGGTGGCGAGAGCCGCCTACCTGCGCACGGTGCAGGACTGGGTGGTCGCGCCGCTGATGCGCTCGGCCGACGGCGTCGCGGGCGTGGATTCGATCGGCGGCTTTGAAAAGCAATATCTGGTGCAGCCCGACCCGGATCGCCTGGGCGGCTACGGTGTTTCACTCGACCAGTTGATTACAGCGCTCGAAGCGGCGAACCAGGCGGAAGGCGCGAACTTCGTCGAACGTGCCGGCGAAGCGCTCCTGGCCCGTGTCGATTCCCGGCTGAATTCGGTAGAAGACATCGAGCAGGCGGTGGTGACGACCCGCGAAGGCGTGCCGATCCGCGTAGGCGATGTTGCCACAGTCGAGGTTGGCGGTGACCTTCGCACAGGGGCCGCCTCGCTCAACGGCGATGAAGCGGTCGTCGGAACTGTCCTGATGCGAGCGGGCGAGAACAGCCGAACCGTTGCCGCTGGCGCAGCTGACAGGCTTGAGGAAGTTCGTGCATCGCTGCCTGCCGGAGTGGTGGCTGAGATTGTCTACAATCGGTCCACGTTGGTCGATGCGACCATCGCTACGGTTCGCAACAATCTGGTCGAGGGCGCCTTGCTTGTCATCGTCGTCCTGTTCCTGCTGCTCGGAAACATCCGCGCTGCCATCATTGCCGCACTGGTCATTCCTCTTTCGATGCTGATGGCAGCAATCGGGATGAACCGGCTTGGCGTATCGGGCAACCTGATGAGCCTTGGCGCGCTCGATTTCGGCCTGATCGTCGATGGCGCCGTCATCATTGTCGAGAACAGTATCGCCCGCCTCGCCCATAGGCAGGAGCTTGAAGGACGCTTGCTGACGCTGCGTGAACGCCTCGCGGAGACCCGCGCAGCAGCGCATGAGATGATCAAGCCGACCGTTTACGGTCAGGCGATCATCTTTCTGGTCTTTGCGCCTCTTCTCACCTTCACCGGTGTGGAAGGCAAAACCTTCACGCCCATGGCCATCACCGTCATGCTTGCCTTGGCTTCGGCTTTCATCCTGTCACTGACATTTGTCCCGGCGATGATCGCTCTCTTGCTGAACAAGAAAATCAACGAGAAAGAAGTGAAGACAATTCGCGTGGCAAAAGATCGCTATGGTCCATTGCTGCGCAAGGCCCTGGCCCGTCCTTGGCCGGTCATCGGCACCGGCGTCGGCGTATTTGCACTTGCAGCGCTGGTCTTCAGCTTCATCGGCAGCGAATTTACGCCGCAACTCGATGAGCGTGATCTGGCAGTGCAGTCATTGCGTATACCTTCCACCCCATTGGAGCAGTCGCTCGCCATGCAGCGCCAGGTCGAGGCGCGCCTCACACAATTCCCTCAGGTTGAGCTGGTGTTTTCTCGCACCGGCACGGCCGAGGTCGCAACCGATCCCATGCCGCCGAACATCTCGGATGCCTATTTGATCCTCAAGCCACGCGAGGAATGGCCCGATCCCTCGCTGTCCAAGGATGAACTCGTAAGCGAGATGGAAGAGGCTCTCGGTGGTCTTATCGGCAATCTCTACGAGTTCAGCCAGCCCATCGAGTTGCGCTTCAACGAGCTCATCGCAGGCGTTCGCGGCGATGTGGCGGTCAAGCTGTACGGAGATGATCTGACCGCCATGACTTCGGCTGCAAACGAGGTCGCCGCCGTGCTGCGCGGCGTCGAAGGCGCAGCCGACGTGAAGGTCCAGCAGGTCTCTGGCTTCCCGACACTCGATATCGCCTTCGACCGGCCTACTATCGCGCGCTACGGGCTAAGCGTCGAGGACGTGGCGCAGTCCGTTGCCATCGCGCTTGGCGGTCGCAACGCCGGCCTCGTGTTCGAAGGCGACCGCCGGTTCGATGTCGTCGTCAGATTGTCAGATGCCAATCGCAACGATTTCGACCAGCTCGGCACCTTACCGATTGTCCTCCCGAATGGTGGGAGCATTCCGCTTAGAGCCGTGGCCCAATTCGAGGTCATCGATGGGCTGGCCGAGGTCCGGCGCGAACAGGGGCGAAGACTGGTCATCGTATCCGCCAATGTGCGGGAGCGTGATCTTGGCTCATTTGTCGAGCAGGCCCAGTCCGAAGTGGCCGCAAACGTCGATCTGCCATCCGCGTCGTTTATCGAATGGGGCGGGCAGTATCAGAACCTGCAGCAAGCGCAGCAACGTCTACTGATCGTGGTTCCGCTCGCCTTCGCGGTCATCCTGCTGCTGCTCTACATGGCGGTTGGCGGATGGGTCTCGGCGTTAGCGGTGTTCAGCGCGATTCCGATGGCACTGGCTGGCGGTGTCTTCTTCCTGGCCCTGAGAGGCATGCCATTCTCGATCTCGGCAGCGGTAGGCTTCATTGCCTTGTCAGGCGTTGCGACCTTGAACGGTCTCGTCATGATAACCGCAATCAAGCAGCGGCTCGAAAAGGGTTTGGAGCTTGGTGAAGCGATTGTCGAAGGCGCAATTGCACGCCTCCGCCCGGTTCTGATGACGGCGCTCGTCGCCTCGCTCGGCTTCGTTCCGATGGCGCTTGCGACAGGAACCGGGGCCGAGGTGCAGCGCCCGCTCGCCACGGTTGTGATCGGCGGGTTGATAACGGCAACAGCGCTCACACTGTTCGTGCTGCCTGCCATTGTGAGCCTGATTTTCGCGGAGAAATCCGAGCAGGCAAAGGGTCACGGAGAAATGCCATGA
- a CDS encoding cation transporter — protein sequence MSGDHKFELDSAEKRRTLWIVLWLNVALAVGFLFVGYFADSNALLANGLDNASDALVYILSLFALSRSRVWKRNAARLSGGLLLLFAAGVIADAIRRFLEGSDPGGIEMMAMAAIAAVVNLICLRLLQNLQQKDVSLRAATTFSFNDFVANGGIIVAGLVVTLTGANWPDLLVGIAVAGIAIYGGIDILRDTHKDRHEEAGTTHS from the coding sequence ATGAGCGGCGATCACAAATTCGAGCTTGATAGTGCTGAAAAGCGGCGAACTCTGTGGATTGTCCTGTGGCTCAACGTCGCGTTGGCTGTCGGTTTCTTGTTCGTCGGATATTTTGCCGATTCTAACGCGCTTCTCGCGAATGGTCTCGACAATGCATCTGATGCTCTTGTCTATATCCTGAGCCTTTTCGCACTTAGCCGTTCTCGAGTGTGGAAGCGCAACGCGGCTCGCCTTTCAGGTGGCTTGCTCCTGTTGTTTGCCGCTGGCGTTATTGCCGATGCAATACGTCGCTTTCTGGAGGGGTCCGACCCTGGTGGCATCGAAATGATGGCTATGGCTGCGATCGCAGCCGTAGTGAACCTCATCTGCCTCCGCCTGCTTCAAAACCTCCAGCAGAAGGACGTCAGTCTGCGTGCCGCAACGACTTTTAGCTTCAACGATTTTGTAGCAAATGGCGGGATTATTGTCGCAGGGCTGGTCGTCACGCTTACTGGCGCGAATTGGCCAGATCTATTGGTCGGCATCGCTGTTGCCGGGATCGCGATCTATGGCGGGATCGATATCCTGCGCGATACGCACAAGGATAGGCATGAGGAAGCCGGCACGACCCACAGTTAG